From the Leptolyngbya sp. O-77 genome, one window contains:
- a CDS encoding response regulator translates to MASLKILIVDDSKTIRMQVRDMLPRGSYEVIEARDGVEGLHVIRQERPNLVLLDFFMPRMNGWEVVQTIQADPPAEVDSDCDDVGSARRCGKKPCPELFDYFEFVGQAVWTVAPVQRNSLGYGKGQRSAGSLDSDAFSCRSRRSSG, encoded by the coding sequence ATGGCGAGCCTCAAAATTCTGATTGTGGACGACAGCAAGACGATTCGGATGCAGGTGCGAGACATGCTGCCACGCGGCAGCTACGAAGTAATCGAGGCGCGAGACGGGGTGGAAGGGCTGCACGTCATTCGTCAGGAGCGTCCGAATCTGGTGCTGCTCGATTTCTTCATGCCGCGGATGAATGGCTGGGAAGTGGTGCAGACGATCCAAGCAGATCCCCCGGCTGAAGTCGATTCCGATTGTGATGATGTCGGGTCGGCGCGAAGATGTGGAAAAAAACCGTGCCCGGAACTGTTCGACTATTTTGAGTTTGTCGGGCAAGCCGTTTGGACAGTCGCACCTGTTCAACGCAATTCGCTCGGCTACGGCAAAGGCCAAAGATCGGCAGGAAGTCTCGATTCCGATGCGTTCTCCTGCCGAAGTCGAAGAAGCTCCGGCTGA
- a CDS encoding Gfo/Idh/MocA family protein, which produces MNPQTQPIRVGIVGTGYAAKTRAELVQADARTQLVAIASRDLARAQALAEPLDTEATDDWSALVQRADIDLAIVSTSNAQHAAVVRAALEAGKHVVVEYPLALDLATAKDLAALAAAQNCLLHVEHIELLSGIHEAIQAALPAIGTPFYLRYSDLTPKHPALDKWTYDMAEFGFPLVGALSRVHRLTNLFGPVKTVSCQTRYWQADAANPRFTTCVCTAQLRFASGLIGEVIYGKGEALWAAERTLTIQGETGAIALNGDSGELILPDQTQPLDLGSRRGLFARDTAAVLDFLTEGKPLYVSVADSLYALAVAEAAKISAEKGEVVGVVG; this is translated from the coding sequence ATGAACCCGCAGACGCAACCGATTCGGGTAGGAATTGTTGGTACAGGTTATGCTGCCAAAACCCGCGCTGAGCTGGTGCAGGCAGATGCCCGGACGCAGCTTGTGGCGATCGCCAGCCGTGACCTCGCCCGCGCCCAGGCTCTAGCAGAACCACTCGATACGGAGGCAACGGATGACTGGAGCGCTCTGGTGCAGCGAGCTGACATCGACCTGGCAATCGTGTCTACTAGCAACGCGCAACATGCCGCAGTCGTGAGAGCTGCTCTGGAAGCGGGTAAGCATGTCGTGGTGGAATATCCGCTGGCGCTGGATTTGGCAACCGCCAAGGACCTCGCTGCGCTGGCCGCTGCCCAAAACTGCCTGCTGCATGTGGAACATATCGAGCTGCTGAGCGGCATTCACGAAGCCATCCAAGCCGCACTGCCCGCCATCGGTACGCCCTTTTACCTGCGCTACAGCGACCTCACGCCCAAGCATCCCGCTCTCGACAAGTGGACCTATGACATGGCGGAATTCGGCTTTCCGCTGGTGGGCGCGCTGTCGCGGGTGCATCGGCTGACGAACCTGTTTGGCCCGGTGAAAACGGTCAGTTGCCAGACCCGCTACTGGCAAGCCGATGCAGCCAATCCCCGCTTTACGACCTGCGTCTGCACGGCGCAACTGCGGTTTGCCAGCGGGCTGATTGGCGAAGTGATCTACGGCAAAGGCGAGGCGCTGTGGGCCGCAGAGCGCACCCTGACGATTCAGGGCGAAACCGGGGCGATCGCCCTCAATGGCGACAGCGGCGAACTGATCCTACCCGACCAGACCCAACCCCTCGACCTGGGCAGCCGCCGCGGCCTGTTTGCCCGCGACACCGCCGCCGTGCTGGACTTTCTCACCGAAGGCAAGCCGCTGTATGTGTCGGTGGCGGACAGCCTCTACGCCCTGGCGGTCGCAGAGGCGGCGAAGATTTCGGCGGAGAAAGGGGAGGTTGTTGGGGTAGTAGGATAG
- a CDS encoding RusA family crossover junction endodeoxyribonuclease: MGDTIQPTSLTRGTYMVLPIEFIVIGKPISHQTKDKARLRDWREKVRQRAIACWNGKAPLGDYLKVIITHYYDAPLGDESGVPDSDNIVKPVRDALNGVIYVDDYQITDFISRRRNLNASFRVKGMSTALAEGFCQGEEFLHIRIEAAPDPSELS, translated from the coding sequence ATGGGCGACACCATTCAGCCAACCAGCCTAACCCGTGGGACATACATGGTGCTACCCATTGAATTTATCGTAATCGGCAAGCCGATTTCGCACCAAACTAAAGACAAGGCTCGTCTACGCGACTGGAGAGAAAAAGTGCGGCAGCGGGCGATCGCCTGCTGGAACGGCAAAGCACCGCTGGGTGATTACCTCAAGGTGATCATCACGCACTACTACGATGCGCCCCTAGGCGACGAGTCTGGCGTTCCCGATAGTGATAATATAGTGAAACCAGTGCGAGATGCACTAAACGGGGTGATTTACGTAGACGACTATCAGATCACAGACTTCATCAGCCGCCGCCGCAACCTGAACGCTTCTTTTCGCGTCAAGGGGATGTCTACAGCGCTGGCAGAAGGATTTTGCCAGGGCGAGGAGTTTTTGCATATCCGGATAGAGGCGGCTCCCGATCCATCTGAGCTAAGCTAG
- a CDS encoding CorA family divalent cation transporter encodes MKIPPGWKLPPSIQNRFGERSVGKQRAMVADGHLLLILHKAPEPGEQTRVGVLFWRQPSGIWEHSGGGIGLQPLLKHLENYNTAEEKLQTAYRQAESAEDYFHLLEAIAPLRLAAKNMHATLQAAREGIPDDRDLIDLRDWAYEIDRSLDLLYENTKNALDYQIAQRAEEQNRLSTEALIAGHRLNILAAVFLPLTAIAALFGMNLNSGVDGSSIFTFWLVSVGAIALGSLVRRWVVLGRWL; translated from the coding sequence ATGAAAATTCCTCCTGGGTGGAAATTACCTCCCTCTATTCAAAATCGATTTGGCGAACGCAGCGTCGGCAAACAGCGGGCGATGGTGGCAGACGGGCACCTGCTGCTGATTTTGCACAAAGCGCCTGAACCAGGTGAGCAAACCCGCGTCGGGGTGCTGTTTTGGCGGCAACCCAGCGGCATCTGGGAACACAGCGGCGGCGGCATTGGGCTACAACCACTGCTGAAACATCTAGAAAATTACAACACTGCCGAGGAAAAATTGCAAACCGCTTATCGGCAGGCAGAGAGCGCCGAAGACTACTTTCACCTGCTGGAGGCGATCGCCCCATTGCGCCTGGCTGCTAAAAATATGCACGCCACGCTGCAAGCTGCCCGCGAAGGCATTCCCGATGACCGCGACCTGATTGACCTGCGCGACTGGGCCTACGAAATCGATCGCAGCCTGGATCTGCTCTACGAAAACACAAAAAACGCGCTGGATTATCAAATCGCCCAGCGGGCAGAGGAGCAAAATCGCCTGTCCACGGAGGCGCTGATCGCAGGGCATCGGCTGAATATTCTGGCGGCGGTGTTTTTGCCGCTGACGGCGATCGCTGCACTGTTTGGCATGAATTTGAACAGCGGCGTAGATGGCTCCTCCATCTTCACGTTCTGGCTGGTGTCGGTTGGGGCGATCGCGCTCGGTTCTCTAGTCCGCCGCTGGGTGGTGCTGGGGCGCTGGCTCTAG
- a CDS encoding efflux RND transporter periplasmic adaptor subunit produces the protein MVSEKRNIGQRGWGWAIAAGVAALGLLGLGVAQIVASRRAASEAALTEVPAPTRVEVVALGRLEPRGEVVRVGGPTGERIQRLEVRQGDMVQTGAVLAYLESYDERRAQRDVAAAQLAEAEQRLRATTAFAQAKVREAQSQAERIQSPAQFELQAQQALVRELEADLVQKTQDLRRFEDLYAQGAISQQERDRQRSATRQAQEKLNNARANLVRLEADLQASLRSAQATVQAQEANLPLSQVQVAVESARQNLNLAEAQLERTLIRAPQPGRILRILTLAGEAIGQDGSVLDMGDTSQMFVVAEVYETDVGLVRVGQPAIITSRNGAFDETLSGRVAEIGWQVFKNNVLDDDPAANADARVVEVKVQLDDGRPVEALTNLQVDVRIDVR, from the coding sequence ATGGTGAGTGAAAAGCGCAATATAGGACAGCGCGGCTGGGGTTGGGCGATCGCCGCTGGCGTTGCGGCTTTGGGGCTGCTGGGGTTGGGCGTGGCTCAGATTGTCGCTTCCCGTCGCGCTGCGTCTGAAGCAGCGCTAACCGAAGTGCCTGCCCCTACGCGAGTCGAAGTGGTAGCGCTGGGACGGCTGGAGCCGCGTGGCGAAGTGGTGCGCGTGGGTGGGCCCACGGGTGAGCGGATTCAGCGGCTAGAGGTGCGCCAGGGGGATATGGTGCAAACGGGCGCGGTGCTGGCCTATCTGGAAAGCTATGACGAGCGGCGGGCCCAGCGGGATGTAGCCGCTGCTCAGCTTGCCGAAGCTGAACAACGCCTGCGGGCGACGACTGCCTTCGCCCAGGCCAAGGTGCGCGAGGCTCAATCCCAGGCGGAGCGGATTCAAAGCCCGGCCCAATTTGAGCTACAGGCACAGCAGGCACTTGTGCGGGAGCTAGAGGCAGACCTGGTTCAGAAAACCCAGGATTTGCGCCGATTTGAGGATCTATACGCGCAGGGGGCAATTTCTCAGCAAGAGCGCGATCGCCAGCGCAGCGCCACCCGCCAAGCTCAGGAAAAACTCAACAATGCCAGAGCCAACCTGGTGCGCTTGGAGGCCGACCTGCAAGCCTCGCTGCGGAGCGCCCAGGCCACTGTGCAGGCGCAGGAAGCGAATCTGCCCCTGAGTCAGGTGCAAGTTGCCGTCGAATCTGCCCGCCAAAACCTGAACCTAGCCGAAGCCCAGCTAGAGCGCACCCTCATCCGCGCTCCCCAGCCTGGTCGCATCCTGAGAATTCTCACCCTGGCCGGTGAGGCAATCGGGCAAGACGGCAGCGTGCTGGATATGGGGGACACGAGCCAGATGTTTGTTGTGGCAGAGGTCTATGAAACCGATGTGGGGTTAGTGAGAGTGGGGCAACCTGCCATCATTACCAGCCGCAATGGAGCCTTTGACGAAACGCTGTCGGGCAGGGTGGCAGAAATCGGCTGGCAGGTCTTCAAAAATAACGTGCTAGATGATGACCCCGCCGCCAATGCCGATGCCCGCGTGGTCGAGGTGAAGGTGCAACTCGACGACGGTCGCCCCGTGGAGGCGCTGACGAATTTGCAAGTCGATGTGCGGATTGATGTGAGATGA
- the devC gene encoding ABC transporter permease DevC, with protein sequence MRTPLALLNLTAEKTRFVVAIAGVAFAVILVFMNLGFLGSLAETAAMIYSRINADIFLISPQALEITSTKPFPIERIYQAAGVPGVRRVMPLYVGYLQWRNVETRQSRAMFVYGINPNDPVFTMPEMQTPENQAALRRFDTVLIDTLSRPEYGPQTVGTVTEADGRKAVIGGQFTLGGGFAADGTLIMSDQNFRRYFDPFPLNRINLGLIQVEEGIDPLQVCDRLREILPKDVIVFTQQQIIERDRDYWIGATSTGFIFGMGVAVSCIVGTVIVYQILYTEISDHLKQYATLKAMGYSNRFLFITVIQESVILAVLGYIPGFIISLMLYELTIRATAGGLPVRMDLERAVLVLGLAVMMCVLSGLVSVNKAITADPADVF encoded by the coding sequence ATGCGTACCCCCCTCGCTCTGCTAAATCTGACCGCTGAAAAAACACGATTTGTGGTGGCGATCGCCGGAGTTGCGTTTGCGGTCATTTTGGTGTTCATGAACCTGGGTTTTTTGGGTTCGCTGGCAGAGACGGCGGCAATGATCTACAGCCGCATCAATGCCGACATTTTTCTGATATCGCCCCAGGCGCTCGAAATTACCTCGACCAAGCCGTTTCCGATTGAGCGGATTTACCAGGCGGCGGGGGTGCCGGGGGTGCGGCGCGTGATGCCGCTGTACGTCGGCTATTTGCAGTGGCGCAACGTGGAAACGCGCCAGAGTCGCGCCATGTTTGTCTACGGCATCAATCCAAACGATCCGGTGTTCACAATGCCGGAGATGCAAACGCCGGAAAACCAAGCGGCGCTGCGGCGGTTCGACACGGTGCTGATTGACACGCTTTCGCGACCAGAGTATGGCCCGCAAACCGTCGGCACAGTCACCGAGGCAGACGGCCGCAAGGCGGTGATTGGCGGACAGTTTACGCTGGGTGGTGGCTTTGCGGCAGATGGGACGCTGATCATGAGCGACCAAAACTTTCGCCGCTATTTTGACCCGTTTCCACTCAACCGAATTAACCTGGGCTTGATTCAGGTCGAGGAGGGCATTGATCCGCTGCAAGTGTGCGATCGCCTCCGGGAAATTCTGCCTAAGGACGTGATCGTGTTTACTCAGCAGCAAATTATCGAGCGCGATCGCGACTATTGGATTGGCGCAACCTCGACGGGCTTTATCTTTGGCATGGGCGTGGCGGTGTCCTGCATCGTCGGCACAGTGATTGTGTATCAGATCCTCTACACAGAAATTTCCGATCATCTGAAGCAGTACGCCACGCTCAAGGCGATGGGCTACAGCAATCGCTTTTTGTTTATTACGGTCATTCAAGAATCGGTGATTCTGGCCGTGCTGGGCTACATTCCAGGATTCATCATTTCTCTGATGCTGTATGAGCTAACCATCCGGGCAACGGCTGGGGGATTGCCCGTTCGCATGGATCTAGAGCGGGCGGTGTTGGTGCTGGGACTGGCGGTGATGATGTGTGTGCTGTCGGGGCTGGTGTCGGTAAATAAGGCAATTACCGCTGACCCGGCGGATGTATTTTAG
- a CDS encoding sulfotransferase family 2 domain-containing protein — protein MLVSHGHQFIYTKTLKTASTSVEAYFEPFCVEEGAANLARVREESVSAAGIVGYRGPGKPEGCRWWNHMPAAQIREQLGEDLWTRYFKFCVIRNPYEKAISAFYFGRSHTPSTPDSPSSDAVAFEHWLITHGPPIDRNKYLIDGQFCLDDVIRHESLAADLERICAKLGVPWNPEALPHLKTGTRPKTAIARSLYTDTSRQLVEAAYAFELDYFGYQFPDA, from the coding sequence ATGCTGGTCAGCCACGGTCACCAATTTATCTACACGAAAACCCTGAAGACGGCGAGTACCTCTGTGGAGGCTTACTTTGAGCCGTTTTGTGTAGAAGAGGGCGCGGCGAACCTGGCCCGCGTGCGTGAGGAATCCGTGTCGGCGGCGGGGATTGTGGGCTATCGCGGGCCCGGCAAGCCGGAGGGCTGCCGCTGGTGGAACCACATGCCCGCTGCTCAGATTCGGGAACAGTTGGGTGAAGACCTCTGGACACGCTATTTCAAGTTTTGCGTCATTCGCAATCCTTACGAAAAGGCGATTTCAGCCTTTTACTTTGGGCGATCGCACACTCCGTCCACACCCGATTCGCCCAGCAGCGATGCCGTCGCCTTTGAGCATTGGCTGATTACGCACGGCCCGCCCATCGACCGCAACAAGTATTTGATCGACGGGCAGTTTTGTCTGGATGACGTAATCCGCCACGAGTCTCTGGCGGCAGATCTGGAGCGCATCTGCGCCAAGCTGGGAGTGCCGTGGAATCCGGAGGCGCTGCCTCATCTCAAAACGGGAACTCGACCCAAAACGGCGATCGCCCGATCTCTTTATACCGATACATCCCGGCAACTGGTCGAAGCCGCCTACGCATTTGAGCTAGATTACTTCGGCTACCAGTTTCCAGACGCTTGA
- a CDS encoding DUF4870 domain-containing protein translates to MQSSDNSDKRRILSALCHGSIFINTLVVSIGIPIAILLVSDDPVVKENAKEAINFHINMWVWWLVVGALSFILVGFLLFPILGLVNLILPILAILACLSNPETRYRYPFILRLV, encoded by the coding sequence ATGCAAAGCTCAGATAATTCAGATAAGCGAAGAATTCTTTCAGCCCTGTGTCATGGGTCGATTTTTATCAACACCCTGGTTGTTTCTATCGGCATTCCCATTGCCATCCTGCTTGTTTCAGACGATCCAGTAGTCAAGGAAAATGCCAAAGAGGCCATTAACTTCCATATCAATATGTGGGTATGGTGGCTGGTTGTGGGGGCGCTTTCCTTCATTTTGGTCGGCTTTCTTCTGTTCCCGATCCTGGGGCTGGTCAACCTGATTCTGCCCATCCTGGCAATCTTAGCCTGCCTCAGCAATCCCGAAACGCGCTATCGCTACCCGTTCATCCTCCGCCTAGTGTAA
- the nadC gene encoding carboxylating nicotinate-nucleotide diphosphorylase, which yields MQNPEPVTSKPETPKPTSAIALLPPTLLLDRLLQEWLLEDIGRGDRTTQSLFSGDVPSGQAQWVVKEAGVIAGLPIAARVFYLLNPAVQFKALAQEGEACDRGRVIAQITGPLDALLTGERVALNLAMRLSGIATLTSQYVAQIADLPAQLVDTRKTTPGLRILEKYAVQVGGAVNHRLGLDDGVMIKDNHIAAAGSIAAAIALVRARIPYPLTVEVETETLEQVAEALDHGADIIMLDNMSVERMRDAVRMIRDTNPRIKIEASGNITLDTIRAIAETGVDYLSSSAPITRSTWLDLSMRIQMG from the coding sequence ATGCAGAACCCTGAGCCTGTGACCTCAAAACCAGAGACCCCAAAACCAACCAGCGCGATCGCCCTTTTACCACCCACGCTGCTGCTCGATCGGCTGCTGCAAGAGTGGCTTCTGGAAGACATTGGGCGGGGCGATCGCACGACGCAATCGCTGTTTTCTGGCGACGTTCCCAGCGGGCAGGCGCAGTGGGTGGTTAAGGAAGCAGGGGTGATTGCGGGGTTGCCGATTGCAGCGCGAGTATTTTACTTACTCAATCCGGCAGTGCAGTTCAAGGCGCTGGCGCAGGAAGGCGAAGCGTGCGATCGCGGTCGCGTCATTGCCCAAATCACGGGCCCACTGGATGCGCTGCTGACGGGGGAGCGGGTGGCGCTGAACCTGGCCATGCGGCTGAGCGGCATTGCCACGCTGACGAGTCAGTACGTCGCGCAAATTGCCGACTTGCCTGCCCAACTGGTGGACACGCGCAAAACCACCCCCGGACTGCGAATTTTAGAGAAATATGCTGTTCAGGTCGGCGGCGCAGTGAACCATCGCCTGGGGCTGGACGATGGCGTGATGATCAAAGACAACCACATTGCAGCGGCAGGCAGCATTGCAGCGGCGATCGCTCTCGTGCGGGCCCGCATTCCTTATCCGCTGACGGTGGAAGTGGAAACTGAAACCCTGGAGCAGGTCGCCGAAGCGCTCGATCACGGTGCAGACATTATCATGCTGGATAATATGTCGGTGGAACGCATGAGGGATGCCGTGCGGATGATTCGCGATACGAATCCACGAATCAAAATTGAAGCGTCGGGAAACATCACGCTGGACACGATTCGGGCGATCGCCGAAACCGGCGTAGACTACCTTTCCAGCAGCGCCCCCATCACCCGCTCGACCTGGCTCGATCTCAGTATGCGGATTCAGATGGGCTGA
- a CDS encoding cytochrome c biogenesis protein: MSLNSTPSTPWKDLPRQYFQRELLPLLADLRLAIVLLLAIALFSVSGTVIEQGQSLAFYQENYPESPALFGFLTWKVILTVGLDHVYRTWWFLALLILFGSSLIACTFTRQFPTLKAAQKWSYYTQPRQFEKLAMSAEVDAATLDGLEPLLQRKGYRLFREGDRLYARKGIVGRIGPIIVHASMILVLLGSIWGAMTGFFAQEMIPSGETFTVQNIFDAGPWAERQIPKDWSVRVNRFWIDYTPEGNIDQFYSDLSVLDASGQEVKRKTIHVNEPLRYKGVTLYQADWAIAAVRVQLNNSPILQIPMGQLDTGGAGRLWGTWLPTKPDLSEGVSLIAKDLKGTVLVYDQDGQLISTVRAGMATEVNGVRLTVAELVGSTGLQIKADPGIPIVYTGFGLLMISVLMSYVSHSQVWALQQGKTLYVGGRTNRAQVAFEREVLEVLDCLSADLQPAPVQA, encoded by the coding sequence ATGTCTCTAAACTCTACCCCCTCGACTCCCTGGAAAGACCTGCCCCGCCAATACTTTCAGCGGGAACTGCTGCCGCTGCTGGCGGACTTGCGGCTGGCGATTGTGCTGCTGCTGGCGATCGCCCTCTTCAGCGTTTCTGGCACGGTGATCGAGCAGGGGCAATCGCTGGCGTTTTATCAAGAAAACTATCCCGAAAGTCCGGCGCTGTTTGGCTTTTTGACTTGGAAGGTAATCCTGACGGTGGGGCTGGATCACGTCTATCGGACGTGGTGGTTTTTGGCGCTGCTGATTCTGTTCGGCTCTAGCCTGATCGCCTGCACTTTTACCCGCCAGTTTCCCACGCTCAAGGCGGCGCAAAAGTGGAGCTATTACACCCAGCCGCGCCAGTTTGAAAAGCTGGCCATGAGCGCGGAAGTGGATGCTGCCACGCTCGACGGGCTGGAGCCGCTGCTGCAACGCAAGGGCTATCGGCTGTTTCGCGAGGGCGATCGCCTCTATGCGCGCAAGGGCATTGTTGGACGCATCGGGCCGATCATCGTCCACGCCAGCATGATCCTGGTGCTGCTGGGGTCGATTTGGGGCGCGATGACGGGCTTTTTTGCTCAGGAGATGATTCCCAGCGGCGAAACCTTCACCGTTCAAAATATCTTTGACGCAGGGCCCTGGGCAGAGCGGCAAATTCCCAAAGATTGGTCTGTGCGCGTCAATCGCTTCTGGATCGACTACACGCCAGAGGGCAACATCGACCAGTTTTATTCTGACCTGTCGGTGCTGGATGCGTCTGGGCAGGAAGTCAAGCGCAAGACGATTCATGTGAACGAGCCGCTGCGCTATAAAGGCGTGACGCTGTATCAGGCGGACTGGGCGATCGCCGCCGTGCGCGTGCAGCTCAACAATAGCCCGATTTTGCAAATCCCGATGGGGCAGCTTGACACAGGTGGCGCAGGGCGGCTCTGGGGCACTTGGCTGCCTACCAAGCCTGACCTCAGCGAGGGCGTGTCGCTAATCGCTAAAGACCTGAAGGGAACGGTGCTGGTATATGACCAAGACGGGCAACTCATTTCCACCGTGCGGGCGGGCATGGCGACCGAAGTCAACGGCGTGCGGCTGACCGTGGCTGAACTGGTGGGCAGCACGGGGCTGCAAATCAAAGCCGATCCGGGCATTCCTATTGTCTACACGGGCTTTGGGCTGCTGATGATCAGCGTCCTGATGAGCTACGTATCACACTCGCAGGTGTGGGCGTTGCAGCAGGGCAAAACGCTCTACGTCGGCGGACGCACAAACCGCGCCCAGGTTGCCTTTGAGCGGGAAGTGCTGGAGGTGCTGGATTGCCTCAGCGCGGATCTTCAGCCCGCCCCAGTTCAGGCTTAG
- a CDS encoding YkvA family protein, whose translation MARGFSEQGFWRSLQRAAAYAGREVVEKALTLYFAAQQPETPLWAKTVIYSALAYFILPTDAIPDFVLFTGYADDLSTLAAALGAVAMAITPEVKAAAKQKVIDWFGDGTEAPSDSVSEANAIREIVIE comes from the coding sequence ATGGCGCGTGGGTTTTCGGAACAGGGATTTTGGCGATCGCTCCAGCGGGCAGCAGCATACGCAGGGCGCGAAGTCGTCGAAAAAGCGCTGACGCTCTACTTTGCCGCCCAGCAGCCCGAAACCCCTCTCTGGGCCAAAACGGTGATTTACTCCGCGCTGGCTTATTTTATTCTGCCGACCGATGCGATTCCTGATTTTGTCCTGTTCACAGGCTACGCAGATGACCTGAGTACACTAGCCGCCGCCCTGGGTGCAGTGGCTATGGCCATCACGCCCGAAGTCAAAGCAGCCGCAAAGCAGAAAGTGATCGACTGGTTTGGCGATGGCACTGAAGCGCCCAGCGACTCCGTTTCAGAAGCGAACGCAATCCGCGAAATTGTGATTGAGTGA
- a CDS encoding methyltransferase family protein: protein MNMKPLTDWGFSREDWWRGAKGEYWVIVQAVLLLGLLVLPTMPVPGLVIEPPLRYGLWAIATACALTAAVFLGKGLLDLGQSLTPLPYPREDGQLVQTGVYAIVRHPIYSGVVFAVLAIALYRLSITHLLAAVVFFTFFNAKAAKEEAWLQEKYPNYAEYKTRVKRLIPWVY from the coding sequence ATGAATATGAAACCACTCACCGACTGGGGATTTAGCCGCGAGGACTGGTGGCGGGGCGCAAAGGGCGAGTATTGGGTGATCGTGCAGGCGGTGCTGCTGTTGGGGCTGCTGGTGTTGCCAACGATGCCTGTGCCAGGGTTGGTGATTGAGCCGCCGTTGCGCTACGGGCTGTGGGCGATCGCCACTGCCTGTGCGCTCACGGCAGCCGTCTTTTTGGGCAAAGGGCTGCTGGACTTGGGGCAAAGCCTGACCCCCTTGCCTTATCCGCGAGAGGATGGGCAACTGGTGCAAACGGGCGTGTATGCCATCGTGCGCCATCCGATTTACAGTGGCGTAGTGTTTGCAGTGCTGGCGATCGCCCTCTATCGGCTGAGCATCACGCATCTGCTGGCAGCAGTGGTGTTTTTTACTTTTTTCAACGCCAAAGCCGCAAAGGAGGAAGCTTGGCTCCAGGAAAAGTATCCTAACTATGCCGAATATAAAACCCGCGTCAAGCGCCTGATTCCCTGGGTGTATTGA
- a CDS encoding KGK domain-containing protein: MTAFNDDDVLSFRDGTVRVATLRHVLDVALSSKLPDALADSLTTQKALFGGDRQFRNSKAWMRQDRNWFQDGIDCEVLQLGSAGWQQGKLRLRVTVEFVPDELTAQPVYTDYAETPEFIDLPLLPDDTQTSVENIYRHAHRNDYRNGRSNGNGHQNGNAYTNGAGH; this comes from the coding sequence ATGACAGCATTCAATGACGATGATGTGTTGTCATTTCGAGACGGAACGGTTCGAGTCGCTACGCTACGCCACGTTCTAGATGTCGCACTCAGCTCTAAGCTGCCGGATGCGCTGGCAGACTCGCTGACGACGCAAAAAGCCTTATTTGGGGGCGATCGCCAGTTTCGCAATAGCAAAGCCTGGATGCGTCAGGATCGCAACTGGTTTCAAGACGGCATCGATTGCGAAGTCTTGCAGCTTGGCTCCGCTGGCTGGCAGCAGGGCAAGCTGCGGCTGCGGGTGACGGTCGAATTTGTGCCCGACGAACTCACAGCCCAGCCTGTCTACACCGACTACGCCGAAACGCCCGAATTCATTGACCTGCCCCTGCTGCCCGACGATACTCAGACCAGCGTTGAGAATATCTATCGTCACGCCCATCGAAACGACTACAGGAACGGCCGCTCGAACGGCAATGGCCATCAGAATGGCAACGCCTATACGAATGGAGCAGGTCACTAA